One segment of Kwoniella newhampshirensis strain CBS 13917 chromosome 10 map unlocalized Ctg14, whole genome shotgun sequence DNA contains the following:
- a CDS encoding mitochondrial 54S ribosomal protein mL59, with the protein MTSITRRLFSITSRVRSESLLPFDPSTPIPAQLLPRVLYRQIEQRISNRSRSGKRPEVVSLPNPFLLHRGAQRADFESSDEARYNWRQPSISNRRQKQLLQYYSGADLPASKLNPQALTREVQWTDGTIIRWEGEVKIKEEAKKGVHAGRKRMFKGHRDERDKPQKEADRQGRLDGMEKRIAEWKKSKADEKARNRPSLPF; encoded by the exons ATGACCAGTATAACGCGtcgcctcttctccatcactTCCCGGGTTCGCTCCGAGTCATTATTGCCTTTTGACCCCTCCACTCCCATCCCAGCTCAACTCCTCCCTCGAGTCCTATATCGTCAGATCGAGCAACGGATCTCCAACCGTTCTCGATCTGGTAAACGACCTGAGGTCGTCTCATTGCCCaaccctttcctcctccatcgaGGCGCACAGCGAGCCGATTTCGAATCGAGCGACGAAGCTAGATATAACTGGCGACAACCCTCCATCTCAAATCGACGACAAAAACAGTTATTGCAATACTATTCGGGGGCTGATCTGCCGGCCTCGAAACTGAACCCGCAAGCACTGACTAGGGAGGTACAATGGACGGATGGGACGATCATCAgatgggagggagaggtcaagatcaaggaagaagcgaagaagggcgTTCATGCAGGGAGGAAAAGGATGTTCAAGGGGCAtagagatgagagagataAACCTCAGAAGGAGGCTGATAGACAAGGCAGACTGGATGGAATGGAAAAGAGAATAGcggagtggaagaag TCTAAAGCAGACGAGAAGGCTCGAAATCGACCGTCATTACCATTCTGA